A portion of the Flavobacterium magnum genome contains these proteins:
- a CDS encoding thioredoxin family protein → MSKFGELINAQVPVLIDFYTEWNEQSVSMHPVIRDVAAALGDKAKVIKIDVDKNQELADALRIKGLPTLMIYKDGEMIWRQSGELDANTIIGIVQEQL, encoded by the coding sequence ATGTCAAAATTTGGTGAGCTTATAAATGCCCAGGTTCCGGTACTGATTGACTTTTACACAGAGTGGAACGAACAGTCTGTCTCCATGCATCCCGTAATCAGGGATGTGGCGGCGGCGTTGGGTGATAAGGCTAAAGTCATTAAGATCGATGTCGATAAGAATCAGGAACTGGCCGACGCCTTGAGGATAAAAGGTTTGCCAACGCTGATGATTTATAAGGACGGCGAGATGATCTGGAGGCAATCCGGAGAGCTTGATGCGAACACCATCATCGGCATCGTCCAAGAGCAGCTTTAA
- a CDS encoding response regulator transcription factor, with protein MNILIVEDHAELAQELTDYLSRLGYVTKHVNSCAAARDEVAVTDYDVMLLDLGLPDGDGLDALRDVRKTASKMAVIILTARGALDDRVRGLQLGADDYLTKPFALPELGARLSAIVRRMHGFAANEVRLHGFTVQLEDFKVSYDGIGVALTKKEFQIFRYLILNKNRVITRLQLTEHIWGDVLEINSDSNFIDVHVRNLRNKLDRHTAIDWFETVRNVGYRINE; from the coding sequence ATGAACATACTGATTGTCGAAGACCACGCCGAACTCGCACAGGAACTCACGGATTACCTGAGCAGGCTGGGCTATGTGACCAAGCATGTAAACAGCTGCGCCGCCGCACGCGATGAGGTGGCTGTGACTGACTATGACGTCATGCTGCTTGATTTAGGACTGCCCGACGGCGACGGATTGGATGCGTTGCGCGACGTCAGAAAAACCGCATCGAAGATGGCAGTCATCATCTTAACGGCGCGGGGAGCGCTCGACGACCGTGTGCGCGGGCTGCAGCTCGGTGCCGACGACTACCTTACCAAACCTTTTGCCTTGCCCGAGCTTGGCGCCAGGCTCAGCGCGATTGTGCGCCGGATGCATGGCTTTGCAGCAAACGAAGTCAGGCTGCACGGATTTACCGTACAACTCGAGGACTTTAAGGTAAGTTATGATGGGATTGGCGTGGCCCTGACTAAAAAGGAATTCCAGATTTTCAGATACCTGATATTGAACAAGAACCGTGTGATTACCCGGCTTCAACTGACAGAACACATTTGGGGTGATGTTTTGGAAATCAATTCAGATTCGAATTTTATTGACGTGCATGTACGGAACCTGCGCAATAAACTTGACAGGCACACCGCAATCGACTGGTTTGAAACCGTCCGCAATGTGGGTTACCGGATAAATGAATAA
- a CDS encoding sensor histidine kinase, whose protein sequence is MKLRSQISIFNVITRLLLIAILVFALPMLIEHVVYKHIDKTLLEKKQKFIHNLGQAEINEFLNESIKSDTYASFSVLHDEFILLSKVGDKPQQLTSVYIDEPRIIEGQQDDYRILQYAFNYEGNAYALEIGSSIAEITELTFMIRIFTLVLLLVIVLVTFLMDALFIDYLLKPFYKIIDTKIRRVNDPESFNFTDIPSHSTDFRELDEVLNQMMRRIDNHFKQEKQFIANVSHELLTPISLLKNRFENLLQHPQLDDAVADKIVASLRTLDMLRKIINNLLLISKIENNQFRETEAVSLKNLVRNVMEEMEDRIAEKSLELTIDFPDDVVFEGNRTLLYILFHNIISNAVKYNATRGLLLISTRETAGSFEISITDSGQGIPDSEVVTIFDRFTRIDQLQEGQGLGLAIASSIARFHRVIISVDSKVGRGSTFTLQFPKV, encoded by the coding sequence ATGAAACTCAGGAGCCAGATTTCCATTTTCAATGTCATTACAAGACTGCTTTTGATAGCCATCCTGGTGTTTGCGCTACCGATGCTCATCGAGCACGTCGTTTACAAGCACATCGACAAGACGCTGCTTGAGAAGAAGCAGAAATTCATCCATAATCTGGGGCAGGCTGAAATCAATGAGTTCCTGAATGAAAGCATTAAATCCGATACGTATGCCAGCTTTTCAGTGTTGCATGACGAATTTATCCTGCTTTCCAAAGTCGGTGACAAACCGCAGCAGCTGACCTCGGTGTACATCGACGAGCCCCGGATTATTGAAGGGCAGCAGGACGACTACCGGATTTTGCAATACGCTTTTAATTATGAAGGCAACGCCTATGCGCTTGAAATCGGCAGCAGTATTGCCGAAATCACGGAACTTACCTTCATGATCCGCATCTTTACACTGGTCCTGCTGCTGGTGATTGTGTTGGTCACGTTCCTGATGGATGCGCTTTTTATCGATTACCTGCTCAAGCCGTTTTATAAGATCATCGATACCAAAATCAGGCGTGTCAATGATCCGGAATCGTTCAATTTCACCGATATCCCAAGTCATTCGACTGATTTCAGGGAGCTTGATGAGGTGCTGAACCAGATGATGCGGCGCATCGACAATCATTTCAAGCAGGAGAAGCAATTTATCGCCAATGTGTCCCACGAACTGCTCACCCCCATTTCGTTGTTGAAGAACCGTTTTGAAAACCTGTTGCAGCACCCGCAGCTAGATGACGCGGTAGCCGATAAGATTGTCGCTTCACTGCGGACACTCGACATGCTCAGGAAGATCATCAACAACCTGCTGCTGATTTCCAAAATAGAGAATAACCAGTTCAGGGAAACCGAGGCGGTGAGCCTGAAAAATCTCGTTCGCAACGTTATGGAAGAAATGGAAGACCGCATTGCCGAGAAGTCATTGGAACTCACAATCGATTTTCCGGATGATGTCGTTTTTGAAGGGAATAGGACGCTGCTGTACATCCTTTTCCACAATATCATTTCCAACGCGGTGAAATACAACGCAACGCGCGGTTTGTTGCTGATCAGTACACGTGAAACCGCCGGTTCTTTTGAAATTTCCATCACTGATTCCGGACAGGGAATTCCCGATAGCGAAGTTGTGACAATTTTCGACCGGTTCACCCGCATCGACCAGCTGCAGGAAGGACAAGGTCTCGGACTTGCCATTGCAAGCAGTATTGCACGTTTTCACCGCGTCATCATTAGCGTTGACTCCAAGGTCGGGCGCGGCAGCACCTTCACACTGCAATTTCCAAAAGTGTAA
- a CDS encoding glycosyltransferase family 117 protein, which translates to MAAFNFKKWNTITGWCVFTIALITYTMTVEPTMSFWDCGEYIPTAAKLEVGHPPGAPLFQMLGAFFAMFAFGNEKLIALMVNMMSVFSSAFTILFMFWSSSMILKKVVAGYSELSKNNLIMILGSSAVGALAYTFSDSFWFNAVEAEVYAMAMLLISLLLWLGLRWEQDMHTPRGNRWLLIISLIVGLSFGVHFMALLTIPAIGFLYYFKNYEKITVKNFIIANIVVVAILLFIFKLLLPLTMSFFANTEVFMVNELNLPFNSGTVFVALLFAAFFYFGLKYTRQKGHVHLNTGILCILFILIGFSTWMMLPIRANANTVINENKPSDAREVLAYYNREQYGVNPLFYGPQFSDMYAGLDKDEPYIDKEPNYERDYKTGKYVITNNYKNAEQNTSNAHKAILPRMWSTEHAENYMRFSHPLEFRMDPNYDYTEDLAQYGIDVETADPEQVQAAAAQLRSEVEKTVNEFRVAFQKKEIDIEGYSKFLKSYGDYLIIEKPSTIDNLSFMLEYQFGYMYWRYLMWNFSGRQNDVQGKYDNMDGNWMTGITPFDELRLGSQENLPSDVLNNKGRNLYFALPFILGLIGFIYHAGKDLKSFYVLLILFLFTGLALKIYLNERPFEPRERDYALVGSFYVFAIWLGFGVYSLYDSAKKWLSPKILVPLTLGVTLLAGPVLMASQNWDDHDRSGKYTAVSMAKAYLTSCEPNAILFTIGDNDTFPLWYAQEIEKVRTDVRIVNTSLLMTDWYIDQMKSKAYESEPMPISFTHDQYVGDKLDYIAYTGQSDVRPDINSFINFIATDDPTGRNIIELKNGQKIHFYPTNKIRIPVDKNSVIANKVVNPKYNDSIVPYIDITIKGQAIYKNRLMMLDIIKNNNWKRPVYFTGGSFGDDDYIWMKDYLQLDGMVYKLVPVRTPFNKDSSQLDMGQIDSEKMYDIVMKWDWGNGESPHIYHDPETRKNSISFRTNLARLMDQLILEGKTDKARKVIELAMQKMPFEYYGYYVMLDSFVNGYYKIGDAANARKLSAKIIRKYQENLNYYSKLEISEQNDIHMDIFNDIYKYKSQLDIMKENKDMTVYGPAHETFLGYTKRFAKLYDIHHFEKEE; encoded by the coding sequence ATGGCGGCATTCAACTTCAAAAAATGGAACACAATTACTGGTTGGTGCGTGTTCACCATCGCTTTAATCACCTACACCATGACGGTCGAACCGACCATGAGTTTCTGGGATTGCGGGGAATACATCCCAACGGCCGCAAAGCTTGAAGTAGGCCACCCGCCGGGAGCACCGCTTTTTCAAATGCTGGGGGCATTCTTCGCGATGTTCGCGTTCGGGAACGAGAAGCTCATCGCATTGATGGTGAATATGATGTCCGTCTTTTCGAGCGCCTTTACGATACTCTTCATGTTTTGGTCGTCGTCGATGATCCTCAAGAAAGTCGTTGCCGGATATTCTGAATTGAGCAAAAACAACCTCATCATGATTCTCGGAAGTTCTGCTGTGGGCGCACTGGCCTACACTTTTTCCGATAGTTTTTGGTTTAACGCCGTCGAAGCCGAGGTTTACGCGATGGCGATGTTACTTATTTCGTTGCTGTTATGGCTCGGCCTGCGATGGGAACAGGACATGCATACGCCCCGGGGCAATCGCTGGCTGCTGATTATTTCGTTGATCGTAGGTTTGTCGTTTGGTGTGCATTTTATGGCGTTGCTTACGATTCCTGCCATCGGTTTCCTATATTATTTTAAGAATTATGAGAAGATAACCGTAAAGAATTTCATCATCGCCAATATTGTGGTGGTGGCCATACTGTTGTTCATTTTCAAGCTGCTGCTGCCTTTGACAATGTCATTTTTCGCGAACACGGAAGTGTTTATGGTCAACGAACTCAACCTGCCTTTCAATTCCGGAACCGTTTTCGTCGCCCTGCTGTTTGCCGCTTTCTTCTATTTCGGGCTAAAATATACACGCCAGAAAGGCCATGTTCACCTCAATACAGGCATTCTTTGTATCCTGTTCATCCTGATCGGTTTCTCGACCTGGATGATGTTGCCAATCCGTGCTAATGCCAACACGGTGATCAACGAAAACAAGCCGTCAGATGCAAGGGAAGTCCTCGCCTATTACAACAGGGAGCAATATGGGGTAAACCCATTGTTTTACGGACCCCAATTTTCAGATATGTATGCCGGCCTCGACAAGGACGAACCTTATATCGACAAGGAACCGAATTACGAAAGGGATTATAAAACGGGCAAGTACGTTATTACGAACAATTACAAAAACGCCGAACAGAATACATCCAACGCCCACAAAGCCATCCTGCCCAGGATGTGGAGTACTGAACATGCCGAAAATTATATGCGTTTCAGTCACCCGCTGGAATTCAGGATGGATCCCAATTATGATTATACCGAAGATCTTGCCCAATACGGAATCGATGTTGAAACAGCTGATCCTGAACAGGTGCAGGCTGCGGCGGCACAGCTTCGTTCTGAAGTGGAAAAAACGGTAAACGAATTTCGGGTCGCATTCCAAAAAAAGGAAATCGACATTGAAGGCTATTCGAAATTCCTTAAGAGCTATGGCGATTACCTGATTATCGAAAAACCGTCGACAATCGACAACCTGAGCTTTATGTTGGAATACCAATTCGGCTACATGTACTGGCGTTACCTGATGTGGAATTTTTCCGGAAGGCAAAACGATGTACAGGGAAAATACGACAACATGGATGGCAACTGGATGACAGGGATTACCCCATTTGACGAACTGCGCTTGGGTTCACAGGAAAACCTGCCTTCTGATGTCTTAAACAACAAGGGCCGAAACCTCTACTTTGCGCTGCCTTTTATCTTAGGGCTGATCGGTTTTATTTACCATGCCGGCAAAGACCTTAAAAGCTTTTATGTATTGTTGATCCTGTTCCTTTTTACAGGATTGGCACTCAAAATTTACCTTAATGAGCGCCCGTTTGAGCCGCGTGAGCGGGATTACGCGCTTGTGGGATCGTTTTATGTATTCGCGATATGGCTTGGCTTCGGGGTGTATTCATTGTACGATTCTGCTAAAAAATGGTTGTCTCCGAAAATATTGGTGCCACTGACTTTAGGCGTCACGCTACTCGCCGGGCCGGTATTGATGGCCAGCCAGAATTGGGATGACCACGACCGTTCGGGGAAATATACTGCGGTTTCGATGGCCAAGGCGTATCTGACATCCTGTGAGCCGAATGCCATCCTGTTTACCATTGGTGACAACGATACCTTCCCGCTTTGGTATGCCCAGGAAATCGAGAAAGTACGCACGGACGTGCGCATTGTCAACACCAGCCTGCTGATGACCGATTGGTACATTGACCAGATGAAATCCAAAGCGTATGAGTCTGAGCCCATGCCGATTTCATTTACGCATGACCAATACGTGGGGGACAAACTCGATTATATCGCGTATACCGGGCAATCCGACGTGCGTCCTGACATCAATTCCTTTATCAACTTCATTGCCACCGATGATCCTACCGGCAGGAACATCATCGAACTGAAAAACGGCCAGAAAATCCATTTTTATCCCACCAACAAAATCAGGATTCCTGTGGATAAAAACAGCGTGATTGCCAATAAAGTGGTCAACCCGAAGTACAACGATTCCATCGTACCTTATATAGATATCACCATCAAAGGCCAGGCGATTTACAAAAACAGGCTAATGATGCTGGACATCATAAAAAACAATAATTGGAAGCGACCTGTGTACTTTACCGGCGGCAGTTTCGGCGATGACGATTACATCTGGATGAAAGATTACCTGCAACTCGACGGTATGGTCTATAAATTGGTTCCGGTCAGGACCCCGTTCAATAAAGACTCCAGCCAGTTGGATATGGGCCAGATTGATTCAGAAAAAATGTACGATATCGTCATGAAATGGGATTGGGGCAACGGCGAAAGTCCGCACATCTACCACGATCCGGAAACTAGGAAAAACAGCATCTCTTTCCGTACCAACCTGGCCAGGCTCATGGATCAGTTAATCCTTGAGGGCAAAACCGATAAAGCCCGTAAAGTGATTGAACTGGCCATGCAGAAAATGCCGTTTGAATACTATGGCTATTATGTCATGCTCGATTCGTTCGTAAACGGTTATTATAAAATAGGTGATGCCGCGAACGCACGCAAGCTTTCGGCAAAAATCATCAGGAAATACCAGGAAAACCTGAACTACTACAGCAAACTGGAGATAAGTGAGCAAAATGACATCCACATGGACATCTTCAATGACATCTACAAATACAAGAGCCAGCTTGACATCATGAAGGAGAATAAGGACATGACGGTGTACGGACCGGCGCACGAGACTTTCCTGGGCTATACCAAAAGGTTTGCTAAACTTTACGACATACACCATTTCGAGAAAGAAGAATAA
- a CDS encoding metallophosphoesterase — MIRWIIAIVIFLAIEIYAFQAIRTLTKIRWILCGYAIVSLLVLIFILYSFSQFDRSVGQNKQTLFTIGLFLVVYIPKILLTFILFGEDLFRLAAGGINYFVNNDPDSAYIPSRRKFVSQLGLALAAIPFASLIYGIFEGKYNFKVLRQQVFFPDLPDAFDGFRIVQISDVHSGSFDNPEKIEYAIDLINQQEADMILFTGDIVNTFAKEMHPWIGTFNKIKSFKYGKYSVLGNHDYGEYLEWPSQQAKDENFRDIKALYGQIGFDLMLNRHTFIEKDGERIALVGVENWGEGFKKAGDLALASDGLTDKDFKILMSHDPSHWDIEVKNHPKHFQLTLAGHTHGMQFGIEIPGFIKWSPIQFKYPQWAGLYENHGRYVYVNRGLGYHAYPGRVGIWPEITVLQLKKGNKVA; from the coding sequence ATGATTCGATGGATTATCGCTATAGTTATTTTCCTTGCTATAGAAATTTATGCGTTCCAGGCCATTCGCACTCTTACTAAAATCCGTTGGATATTATGCGGTTATGCCATAGTGAGCCTGTTGGTTTTGATTTTCATCCTGTATTCGTTTTCTCAGTTTGACCGTTCGGTCGGGCAGAACAAGCAGACACTTTTTACGATAGGACTCTTCCTTGTTGTGTATATCCCAAAAATCCTGCTGACCTTCATCTTGTTTGGTGAAGACCTCTTCAGGCTCGCAGCGGGCGGGATCAATTATTTCGTAAACAATGACCCCGACAGCGCGTACATCCCGTCAAGGCGAAAATTCGTCAGTCAGTTGGGGCTGGCGTTGGCAGCAATTCCGTTTGCCTCACTGATTTATGGCATCTTCGAAGGCAAATACAATTTCAAGGTACTCAGGCAGCAGGTGTTTTTCCCGGACCTGCCGGACGCATTTGACGGTTTCCGCATCGTCCAGATTTCTGATGTACACAGCGGCAGTTTTGATAACCCGGAAAAAATTGAATACGCGATTGACCTGATTAACCAGCAGGAAGCGGATATGATCCTGTTTACGGGTGATATCGTAAACACTTTCGCAAAAGAGATGCACCCCTGGATAGGCACATTCAACAAGATCAAAAGTTTTAAGTACGGGAAATATTCGGTATTGGGAAACCATGATTACGGCGAATATCTGGAATGGCCGTCACAACAGGCGAAGGACGAAAATTTTAGGGATATCAAGGCCCTTTACGGACAAATCGGTTTCGACCTGATGTTGAACCGTCACACGTTTATCGAAAAAGACGGTGAGCGGATCGCGTTGGTCGGGGTGGAGAACTGGGGTGAAGGATTTAAGAAAGCCGGCGATCTGGCCCTTGCTTCAGACGGACTTACCGATAAGGACTTTAAGATCCTGATGTCGCACGATCCATCACACTGGGACATTGAGGTCAAAAATCATCCGAAGCATTTTCAGCTGACGCTGGCGGGACACACGCATGGCATGCAGTTTGGTATTGAAATCCCCGGTTTTATCAAATGGAGCCCGATACAGTTCAAATATCCGCAATGGGCAGGATTGTATGAAAACCATGGCCGATACGTCTATGTAAACCGCGGTTTGGGATACCACGCTTATCCCGGGAGGGTAGGCATCTGGCCCGAAATTACCGTTTTACAACTAAAAAAAGGCAATAAAGTGGCGTAA
- the polA gene encoding DNA polymerase I: MMSQKRLFLLDAYALIFRGYYALIKNPRINSKGMDTSAILGFMNSLLDVIKREKPDHLAVAFDKEGSQVRTEMYSAYKANRDETPEAIRIAIPYIQDLLRAMHIPILELAGCEADDLIGTIAKQAANQNYQVFMVTPDKDFAQLVSENIFMYKPARLGNGIEIWGIPEVLDRFEIERPEQVIDFLGMMGDAVDNIPGLPGVGEVTAKKFLKEFGSMENLLENTDKLKGKMKENIEANKALGLLSKQLATILCDCDVTFNEDDYELSKPDAEKVGEIFRELEFRRLSEQFNSLFFSGQKNYASIETQGLPPTKTIVKTDQFDLFSIQEQADEASGQINSFYKTLENTDHHYQLAETEMAVKFLIQNLLRQTAVSFDTETTGIDALNAELVGLSFSWEKGKGFYVPVPENREAAQALVDKFAPFWESETIEKIGQNLKYDLKVLSNYGVTVKGKLFDTMIAHYLINPDMRHNMDVLSETYLQYTPKPIEDLIGKKGKNQKSMRDVAVEDVKEYAAEDADVTLQLKEHFAPILDQTGTRKLFDELEIPLVPVLAAMETEGVRLDTGFLKAMSAEMDHDIKVFENRIYETAGEKFNLASPKQLGEILFDKMKIGEGKQKKTKTGQYATGEEVLSYLALSSPFVQDILDWRQLVKLQSTYVTALPTQVCSKTGRVHTDYMQAVAATGRLSSNNPNLQNIPIRTERGRQIRKAFVPRDENHTLVSADYSQIELRIIAALSGEENMIRSFRNGEDIHAATAAKVFNVLLDDVTREQRSHAKTVNFGIIYGVSAFGLSNQTSLTRSESKDLIDAYYQTYPRLRSYIGEQIDTAREQGFVQTILGRRRYLKDINSANAVVRGAAERNAVNAPIQGSAADIIKIAMINIHKKLTSENWKSKMLLQVHDELVFDVHNSELEKIQPMIKYEMENAYKLDVPLEVDLGMGQNWLEAH; this comes from the coding sequence ATTATGTCACAAAAACGCCTTTTCCTGCTCGATGCGTACGCGCTGATTTTCCGCGGCTACTATGCGCTGATCAAAAATCCCCGAATCAATTCAAAGGGAATGGATACCTCAGCCATACTCGGATTTATGAATTCCCTGCTCGATGTCATCAAACGGGAAAAACCGGACCATCTTGCCGTTGCATTTGACAAGGAAGGCAGCCAGGTGCGTACCGAAATGTATTCCGCATATAAGGCCAATCGCGACGAAACCCCTGAAGCCATCCGCATCGCCATCCCGTATATCCAGGACCTGCTGCGCGCCATGCACATCCCAATCCTTGAGCTTGCGGGATGCGAAGCCGACGACCTGATCGGCACCATTGCGAAGCAGGCCGCAAACCAGAACTACCAGGTTTTTATGGTAACGCCCGATAAGGATTTTGCCCAGTTGGTCTCTGAGAATATTTTTATGTATAAACCCGCACGTCTGGGCAACGGCATTGAAATCTGGGGCATTCCCGAAGTGCTCGACCGATTTGAGATTGAGCGCCCGGAACAGGTAATCGATTTTCTTGGGATGATGGGAGATGCCGTCGACAACATCCCGGGACTTCCCGGCGTGGGCGAAGTCACCGCGAAAAAGTTCCTTAAGGAATTTGGGTCAATGGAAAACTTACTCGAAAACACCGACAAGCTCAAAGGCAAGATGAAGGAAAATATCGAAGCCAATAAAGCACTCGGACTATTATCGAAGCAACTCGCCACCATTTTATGCGATTGCGACGTGACCTTCAATGAGGACGACTATGAACTGTCAAAGCCGGATGCGGAAAAGGTGGGGGAAATCTTCCGCGAACTCGAATTCCGAAGGCTGTCAGAACAGTTCAACAGCCTGTTCTTTTCGGGCCAGAAAAATTATGCCAGTATTGAGACGCAGGGACTGCCGCCAACCAAAACGATTGTAAAAACCGACCAGTTCGACCTGTTTTCGATCCAGGAGCAGGCTGACGAGGCTTCAGGCCAGATCAACAGTTTCTATAAGACACTGGAAAATACCGACCACCATTACCAATTGGCGGAAACCGAAATGGCCGTAAAATTCCTGATCCAGAATTTACTCAGGCAGACTGCAGTAAGCTTCGACACTGAAACCACCGGTATCGACGCGCTGAACGCTGAGCTCGTGGGTTTGTCTTTCTCGTGGGAAAAAGGGAAGGGATTTTATGTGCCCGTCCCTGAAAACCGGGAAGCAGCGCAGGCGTTGGTCGATAAATTCGCGCCTTTCTGGGAATCGGAGACCATTGAAAAAATCGGGCAGAACCTGAAGTACGACTTGAAAGTGCTGTCCAATTACGGCGTGACCGTTAAGGGAAAATTATTTGACACGATGATTGCGCATTACCTGATCAATCCGGACATGCGCCACAATATGGATGTATTGTCTGAAACATACCTGCAATACACCCCAAAGCCAATTGAGGACCTGATTGGGAAAAAAGGCAAAAACCAAAAGTCGATGCGTGATGTCGCTGTAGAAGATGTCAAGGAGTACGCCGCCGAGGATGCCGATGTGACTTTACAATTGAAGGAACATTTTGCGCCAATCCTGGACCAAACCGGCACCCGCAAACTTTTCGACGAGCTCGAAATCCCACTCGTCCCTGTGCTGGCTGCGATGGAAACCGAAGGCGTGCGCCTCGACACCGGATTCCTGAAAGCCATGTCCGCAGAAATGGATCATGATATTAAGGTTTTCGAAAACCGTATTTATGAAACCGCCGGTGAAAAATTCAACCTGGCTTCCCCGAAACAGCTCGGCGAAATTCTGTTTGACAAAATGAAAATCGGTGAAGGCAAACAGAAAAAGACGAAGACCGGGCAATATGCTACGGGAGAAGAGGTCCTGTCCTACCTGGCTTTGTCCAGTCCGTTCGTACAGGATATCCTCGACTGGCGGCAACTCGTAAAACTGCAAAGCACTTACGTAACGGCATTACCGACCCAGGTGTGCAGTAAAACCGGCCGTGTCCATACCGATTATATGCAGGCCGTCGCAGCCACCGGACGGCTGAGTTCCAACAACCCCAACCTGCAGAATATCCCTATACGGACAGAACGCGGTCGGCAGATCCGTAAGGCTTTTGTACCACGAGATGAAAACCACACGTTGGTTTCCGCGGATTACTCGCAAATTGAATTGCGCATCATTGCCGCACTCAGCGGGGAGGAAAATATGATACGGTCATTCCGGAACGGGGAGGACATCCATGCCGCTACAGCAGCAAAGGTGTTCAATGTGCTGCTGGATGACGTGACGCGCGAGCAGCGAAGCCATGCCAAGACCGTGAATTTCGGGATCATCTATGGCGTCTCCGCGTTCGGGCTCAGCAACCAGACGTCGCTGACACGCAGCGAATCCAAAGACCTTATTGACGCGTATTATCAAACGTACCCAAGACTGCGGAGCTACATCGGTGAGCAGATCGACACGGCGCGCGAACAGGGATTCGTGCAGACCATCCTGGGCCGCCGCCGCTACCTTAAAGACATCAACTCGGCCAACGCGGTGGTTCGCGGTGCCGCGGAAAGGAACGCCGTCAATGCGCCAATCCAGGGCAGCGCAGCCGACATTATCAAGATTGCCATGATCAACATCCATAAAAAACTGACGTCAGAAAACTGGAAAAGCAAAATGCTGCTGCAGGTACATGATGAATTGGTATTCGACGTACACAATTCGGAACTCGAAAAAATCCAGCCGATGATCAAATATGAAATGGAAAACGCCTACAAACTCGATGTGCCTTTAGAAGTAGATCTGGGAATGGGTCAGAACTGGCTAGAAGCGCATTAA
- a CDS encoding polysaccharide deacetylase family protein, whose product MKFYWVKTNRLIKRIFARYVWEVDDSNRTVYLTFDDGPTPDVTDWVLDVLGTHQIKATFFCIGNNITDNPDLFRRIVREGHAIGNHTYNHLNGWKTANDTYMENISRCQKILEENSPLPGRLFRPPYGKIKRAQATEVLKRGYKIIMWDVLTVDYDKEVSPKKCVENATRRTTSGSILIFHDSLKARVNLQIALPETIRILKEKGFRFGILS is encoded by the coding sequence ATGAAATTCTATTGGGTAAAGACAAACCGGCTTATTAAGAGGATTTTTGCGCGTTATGTATGGGAGGTCGATGATAGCAACCGAACCGTATACCTGACGTTCGATGACGGACCCACACCGGACGTTACGGACTGGGTACTGGATGTCTTAGGCACGCACCAGATCAAGGCCACATTTTTCTGTATTGGAAATAATATAACCGATAACCCCGACCTGTTCCGGCGGATTGTCCGGGAAGGACATGCGATAGGGAATCATACGTACAACCACCTGAACGGATGGAAAACTGCCAACGATACGTACATGGAAAACATCAGCAGGTGTCAAAAGATATTGGAAGAAAACAGCCCGCTTCCAGGCAGATTGTTCCGTCCGCCCTACGGTAAGATTAAGCGGGCCCAAGCCACCGAAGTCCTCAAGCGTGGCTACAAAATCATCATGTGGGATGTGCTCACTGTCGATTACGACAAAGAGGTGTCGCCTAAAAAATGTGTTGAAAATGCCACCAGACGGACCACATCGGGTAGCATACTGATATTTCACGACAGCCTGAAGGCGCGCGTAAACCTTCAAATTGCGCTGCCTGAAACGATTAGGATTTTAAAGGAAAAGGGATTCCGGTTTGGCATCCTGTCTTAA